A region of Brevundimonas sp. NIBR10 DNA encodes the following proteins:
- the petA gene encoding ubiquinol-cytochrome c reductase iron-sulfur subunit, with translation MAEPVVTTDGAHGPDGDDATRRDFIHIAAGAMAAGAGVMAVWPLVNQMNPAADTLALSTIEFDTSKVAEGQQVVITWQGKPVFVRNRTAAEIARVKADDNAGDLKEPQTDAERTKPGHEPMLVVIGSCTHLGCIPTFGTGDFGGWFCPCHGSHYDAAGRIRKGPAPKNLVVPDYEFTAGSTIKIG, from the coding sequence GTGGCCGAACCGGTCGTAACTACAGACGGCGCGCATGGGCCGGATGGCGATGACGCCACCCGCCGCGACTTCATCCACATCGCTGCCGGGGCCATGGCCGCCGGCGCGGGTGTCATGGCGGTCTGGCCGCTGGTGAATCAGATGAACCCCGCCGCCGACACCCTGGCGCTGTCGACGATCGAGTTCGACACCTCCAAGGTCGCCGAGGGCCAGCAGGTCGTCATCACCTGGCAGGGCAAGCCGGTGTTCGTGCGCAACCGCACCGCCGCCGAGATCGCCAGGGTCAAGGCCGACGACAACGCCGGCGACCTGAAGGAACCCCAGACCGACGCCGAGCGCACCAAGCCGGGCCACGAGCCCATGCTGGTCGTGATCGGGTCCTGCACCCACCTGGGCTGTATCCCGACATTCGGCACCGGTGACTTCGGCGGCTGGTTCTGCCCCTGCCATGGCTCGCACTACGATGCCGCCGGACGTATCCGCAAAGGCCCCGCGCCCAAGAACCTGGTCGTTCCCGACTATGAGTTCACGGCCGGCTCCACGATCAAGATCGGCTGA